TGCACCGCCTAAAGTGGTTGTGAAAAATAAAACCTATATAGACCTTTATGTAAGACCCGAAACACCGATAGCCAAACGGCATGAAATAATGAAAGAGTGGTATCGTGAGGAACTCAAAAGAATAATTCCTGAACTTATTGAAAAATGGGAAAAGCGAATGAATTTAAAGGTCAACGACTGGCAAGTAAAACTCATGAAAACCAAATGGGGTTCATGCAACATTGAAAAGAAAAGAATTTGGCTAAATCTTGAACTGGCAAAGAAACCCATTCATTGCCTGGAATATATCATTGTGCATGAAATGGTGCACTTATTGGAGAGACATCACAACGACAAATTTCTTTACTACATGGCCACCTATTTACCCAATTGGAAACAACTAAAAAAAGAATTGAATAAATTACCGGTAAGTCATGCAGATTGGAGTTATTGAAAACACACATAACAAATCCGATGTAAGAACAACCCAAAAATTGGGGTTGAGCTTCGTATTACAAACCAGCGTAATCAATCGCTTGAGATAATACCTGCAATATCTTGTTTTGTGGTGCCCAAAGCCAGCAGTGATTTTATGAGCAAGTCTATCGAGACAGAGGGGTCGCCGGATTCCATTTTTGCGATGCGGGACTGGTTAGATCTCAGAAGTTTAGCCAGTTCAATTTGAGTCAATTTCTTTTTCAGCCTGCGCTTTTTAAGGTTTTCACCGAGTGTCAACTTCAATTCAATGTAGACATCCTCCAGTTCGCTAAGCCCAAGAAATTCTTTGGCTGAACCGATGCGCCAGCCCTTAGCTTCAAGCCGTTTTCTCTTGGTGGTGTTCATATCAAGTATTCCTTATATTATAATTTAAGCTGAATCGTAAAGTTTAA
The candidate division KSB1 bacterium DNA segment above includes these coding regions:
- a CDS encoding M48 family metallopeptidase; translation: APPKVVVKNKTYIDLYVRPETPIAKRHEIMKEWYREELKRIIPELIEKWEKRMNLKVNDWQVKLMKTKWGSCNIEKKRIWLNLELAKKPIHCLEYIIVHEMVHLLERHHNDKFLYYMATYLPNWKQLKKELNKLPVSHADWSY
- a CDS encoding helix-turn-helix domain-containing protein; this encodes MNTTKRKRLEAKGWRIGSAKEFLGLSELEDVYIELKLTLGENLKKRRLKKKLTQIELAKLLRSNQSRIAKMESGDPSVSIDLLIKSLLALGTTKQDIAGIISSD